One Candidatus Cloacimonadota bacterium genomic region harbors:
- the rpoB gene encoding DNA-directed RNA polymerase subunit beta, translating into MRKIKSFSKISGRFAELGIPEVEIPNLLAMQVDSFDYFLQKDIRPQSREKKGLQAVFESTFPIEDNKGNFQLEFMEYNVLQEKYSIDECRERNLSYQAPLKVRLRLSIYEQTEEERLVQDVIEQEVFLGEVPLITDQGTFIINGAERVVISQLQRSPGVFFSESKHPSGKTLYSAKVIPYNGSWLEFNIDIHDVMYVHIDKRRKLPVTVILRAIGISTNEDLRKTFYKTEKLNLKKARGRHLYKDITVKGVEDAVALANEQITDTLVKTLETHGIKTVEVIDYDFEIARKVLENTIAKDPTENQEDALKKVYSLIRPGEDATLEAAKDLVDRMFFTEKRYNLDKVGRYKINTRLDIDVDPNCMTLCVEDFVHIFKTLVNIYNDQDEIDDIDSLSNRRVRTVGELLEEQFKTGLSMVSRIIQERMAISNTDEVTVHDLVNSNALISVVQSFFLTGQLSQFMEQTNPLASLRHKRAFSALGPGGLTRERAGFEVRDVHATHYGRICPIETPEGPNIGLIVSPSIYSRINQFGFMETPYRKIVDGKVTSEYVFLDAVQEDKYIIAQCDITLDEDRRITNETVFARDKGDFILVDPKQVHFMDVAPQQMVSVSASMIPFLEHDDANRALMGSNMQRQAVPLINPVAPIVGTGMEKIATMDTSNIAVAPYDGIVTNVTSAYVEIKPLSEKDEVFYLGTGNRIELKKFERTNQDTCNNQRPVVRIGDQVRKGQPISDGACVEDNRLALGANLLVAFMPWYGYNYEDAIILSEKVARDDSLTSIYIEEMEVLVRNVKNGREELAYDIPNVPPYALRNLDKTGIVRVGSVIEAGDIIVGKVTPKSIEIDPSPEENLMRALFGDRAGDFTNSSLKAKPGMEGVVIDVKVFSRLEDGIEMDEDKDEKYAKLKKDLSLRRKKVEEFKAEKLSAALLGQKAQTIWDEKTNIYFIPSGKKITKADIARINFKKLDMDEQLVQDQEENDKIYGEIILKIKQSLEQSENIYRKSRERIKHGDELQYGVRKMVKVFVAKKRKIEVGDKMAGRHGNKGVISIVAPIEDMPFMEDGTPVDIVLNPLGVPSRMNIGQIMETHLGMAAHVLGYEVETPIFDGASVEEIEAALKEANLPADGKQVLYDGKTGEPFKERVTVGIIYMMKLNHLVADKMHARSTGPYSLITQQPLGGKAQHGGQRLGEMEVWALEAYGAAHLLEEMLTIKSDDVDGRNNAFKAITRGENPPPPGVPESFNVLISELKSLGFDIEFLKENEKGEVR; encoded by the coding sequence TTGAGAAAGATCAAGAGTTTTTCCAAGATATCCGGCCGCTTTGCCGAGCTTGGCATCCCGGAAGTGGAAATTCCCAATCTGCTGGCTATGCAAGTGGATTCGTTCGACTATTTTTTACAAAAGGACATCCGTCCTCAAAGCCGTGAGAAGAAAGGTCTTCAGGCTGTTTTTGAATCCACCTTCCCCATTGAGGATAACAAGGGCAATTTCCAGTTGGAATTCATGGAATACAATGTTCTGCAGGAAAAATATTCAATTGATGAATGCCGCGAAAGAAACCTTTCCTACCAGGCACCGCTGAAAGTGCGGCTGCGGCTATCCATCTATGAGCAAACCGAAGAAGAACGCCTGGTTCAAGACGTTATTGAACAGGAAGTGTTTTTGGGTGAAGTGCCCCTGATTACAGACCAGGGCACCTTCATCATCAATGGAGCTGAAAGGGTTGTGATTTCCCAGCTTCAGCGTTCACCCGGCGTCTTTTTCTCGGAAAGCAAACATCCCAGCGGCAAGACTCTTTATTCCGCCAAAGTGATTCCATATAACGGTTCCTGGCTGGAATTCAACATCGATATCCACGACGTGATGTATGTTCATATCGATAAACGTCGCAAGCTGCCGGTCACTGTTATCCTGCGTGCCATCGGGATTTCCACAAATGAAGACTTGCGTAAAACATTCTATAAAACAGAAAAGCTGAATTTGAAAAAAGCCAGGGGTCGCCACCTCTATAAAGATATCACAGTGAAAGGCGTTGAAGATGCCGTGGCTCTGGCGAACGAACAAATTACCGATACGCTTGTGAAAACCCTGGAAACTCACGGCATAAAAACCGTTGAGGTGATTGACTATGATTTTGAAATCGCCCGCAAAGTATTGGAAAACACCATCGCCAAGGATCCAACAGAAAACCAGGAAGACGCGCTGAAAAAGGTCTACAGCCTCATCAGGCCAGGCGAAGACGCCACCCTGGAGGCTGCGAAGGACCTGGTTGACCGTATGTTTTTCACCGAAAAACGTTATAATTTGGACAAGGTGGGGCGCTATAAAATCAACACTCGCCTGGATATCGATGTGGATCCCAATTGCATGACCCTTTGCGTGGAGGATTTTGTCCATATTTTCAAAACCTTGGTCAATATCTACAATGACCAGGATGAAATCGACGATATCGACAGCCTCTCAAACCGCCGGGTTCGCACAGTTGGTGAACTGTTGGAAGAACAGTTCAAAACGGGACTTTCCATGGTTTCCCGCATCATCCAGGAGCGCATGGCAATCTCGAACACTGATGAAGTTACCGTTCATGACTTGGTGAACAGCAATGCCCTCATCTCGGTTGTCCAATCATTTTTCCTCACTGGCCAGCTTTCCCAATTTATGGAACAGACGAACCCTCTGGCTTCCCTCAGACATAAAAGAGCGTTTTCCGCTCTTGGCCCCGGCGGGCTTACCCGCGAACGGGCTGGTTTTGAGGTTCGTGACGTTCACGCCACCCACTATGGCAGAATTTGTCCCATCGAAACTCCCGAAGGACCAAATATCGGGCTCATTGTTTCACCTTCCATCTATTCGAGGATAAATCAGTTTGGTTTCATGGAAACCCCATATCGCAAGATTGTGGATGGAAAAGTGACCTCAGAATATGTCTTTTTGGACGCTGTTCAGGAAGATAAATATATCATTGCCCAATGCGATATTACTTTGGATGAAGATCGCCGGATTACGAATGAAACAGTCTTTGCTCGTGACAAAGGCGATTTTATCCTGGTCGATCCCAAACAAGTTCATTTCATGGATGTTGCGCCTCAGCAAATGGTTTCCGTCTCCGCGTCCATGATTCCATTTTTGGAGCATGACGACGCAAACCGAGCCCTGATGGGTTCGAACATGCAACGCCAGGCTGTACCGTTAATCAATCCGGTTGCGCCCATTGTTGGCACTGGCATGGAAAAAATTGCCACCATGGACACTTCAAACATTGCCGTGGCACCCTACGACGGCATTGTGACAAATGTCACCTCTGCCTACGTGGAAATCAAGCCGCTCAGTGAAAAGGACGAGGTGTTTTACCTCGGCACAGGCAATCGCATTGAACTTAAAAAGTTCGAGCGTACGAACCAGGATACCTGCAACAACCAGCGCCCTGTGGTTCGCATTGGCGACCAAGTTCGCAAAGGTCAGCCTATTTCTGATGGTGCCTGCGTGGAAGACAACCGTCTTGCGCTGGGTGCCAACCTGTTGGTTGCCTTCATGCCCTGGTATGGCTATAACTATGAAGATGCCATCATTTTAAGCGAAAAAGTGGCCCGCGATGACAGCCTCACCTCCATCTACATCGAAGAGATGGAAGTGTTGGTTCGCAATGTGAAAAACGGCCGTGAAGAACTGGCATACGACATTCCCAACGTTCCACCTTATGCCCTCAGAAATCTTGATAAAACAGGCATTGTCCGGGTTGGTTCGGTAATCGAGGCTGGTGATATCATCGTTGGAAAAGTGACTCCCAAAAGCATAGAAATTGACCCCTCACCCGAAGAAAACCTGATGCGAGCCCTTTTTGGCGACCGCGCCGGGGATTTCACAAACAGCTCCCTGAAGGCCAAACCTGGCATGGAAGGCGTGGTTATCGACGTGAAAGTGTTTTCCCGCTTGGAAGATGGTATTGAAATGGATGAGGACAAGGATGAAAAGTATGCCAAGCTGAAAAAAGACTTGAGCCTGCGCCGCAAGAAGGTGGAGGAATTCAAGGCAGAAAAGCTTTCAGCCGCCCTCTTGGGTCAAAAAGCGCAAACCATCTGGGACGAAAAGACTAATATCTATTTCATTCCATCCGGTAAAAAAATTACCAAGGCCGATATCGCACGTATCAATTTCAAAAAACTGGATATGGATGAACAACTGGTGCAGGATCAGGAAGAAAACGACAAGATCTACGGCGAAATCATCTTAAAGATAAAACAGTCCTTGGAGCAAAGCGAGAATATCTACCGCAAATCCCGCGAACGCATTAAACATGGAGACGAACTCCAATATGGCGTGCGCAAAATGGTGAAAGTATTTGTGGCTAAAAAGCGCAAAATTGAAGTGGGCGATAAAATGGCGGGACGTCATGGAAATAAAGGTGTTATCTCCATTGTGGCTCCCATCGAAGACATGCCTTTCATGGAAGATGGAACCCCTGTGGATATCGTTTTGAATCCTCTGGGCGTGCCTTCTCGTATGAACATCGGTCAAATCATGGAAACCCACCTCGGCATGGCAGCCCACGTTTTGGGCTATGAAGTGGAAACTCCCATTTTCGATGGTGCTTCCGTGGAGGAAATCGAAGCCGCGTTGAAAGAAGCGAATCTGCCCGCCGATGGCAAGCAGGTATTGTACGATGGAAAAACCGGCGAACCTTTCAAGGAACGTGTCACTGTGGGAATTATTTATATGATGAAACTTAACCACCTTGTGGCCGACAAAATGCACGCTCGCTCCACTGGACCCTACTCGCTCATCACGCAGCAGCCTTTGGGTGGGAAAGCTCAACACGGCGGTCAAAGACTGGGAGAGATGGAGGTTTGGGCACTGGAAGCCTATGGCGCAGCCCACCTTCTGGAAGAAATGCTCACCATTAAAAGCGACGACGTGGATGGACGCAACAATGCCTTTAAAGCCATCACACGTGGAGAGAACCCACCGCCTCCGGGAGTTCCAGAATCGTTTAATGTGCTTATCAGTGAGCTTAAATCCTTGGGATTCGATATTGAGTTTCTCAAGGAAAATGAAAAGGGCGAAGTGAGGTAA
- the rplL gene encoding 50S ribosomal protein L7/L12: MSDKITQVIDLISEMSLLEVAELVEAMEEKFGVSAAAPVAVAAAPAAGPEAKEEQTEFDVILNSAGEKKINVIKVVREITKLGLKEAKDLVDGAPKMVVEKVSKEEAESVQKKLEEVGASVEVK, translated from the coding sequence ATGTCCGATAAAATAACTCAAGTAATTGACCTGATTTCTGAAATGAGTCTGCTTGAAGTTGCTGAACTCGTTGAAGCGATGGAAGAGAAATTTGGCGTTTCCGCCGCCGCTCCCGTTGCTGTTGCCGCCGCTCCCGCAGCTGGCCCTGAAGCCAAGGAAGAACAGACCGAATTTGACGTCATTCTGAACAGCGCAGGCGAGAAAAAGATCAACGTTATCAAGGTTGTGCGTGAGATCACCAAACTTGGGCTGAAGGAAGCCAAAGATCTGGTTGACGGCGCGCCCAAAATGGTTGTGGAAAAAGTCAGCAAAGAAGAAGCGGAATCAGTTCAGAAAAAACTCGAAGAAGTCGGTGCTTCTGTCGAAGTTAAATAG
- a CDS encoding 50S ribosomal protein L10 encodes MVQNVKYDIVAQLKERLEGAKAIVLVDYKGINVEQVSQLRNNYRDVEVDYLVQKNTLIKIALNDLGINELDEFLVGPTALAICKSDEVAPARVLVKFIKEVMEDAEFPSFKVGFVAGQVYDQAQLISLAKLPTRDELLSKVMGSLNAPITNFLNASQGVARKLVYALDAIAKTKAS; translated from the coding sequence ATGGTTCAAAATGTTAAATATGACATTGTTGCACAATTGAAAGAACGTTTAGAAGGCGCCAAAGCGATCGTACTGGTGGATTACAAGGGAATAAATGTGGAACAGGTGAGCCAACTGCGGAACAACTATCGTGACGTGGAAGTGGATTACCTGGTTCAAAAGAACACCCTGATCAAGATAGCCCTGAACGATTTGGGCATCAACGAACTTGACGAATTTTTGGTGGGACCCACTGCGCTTGCCATCTGCAAAAGCGATGAGGTTGCCCCCGCCAGAGTGCTGGTCAAATTCATTAAGGAAGTGATGGAAGACGCGGAGTTTCCCAGTTTTAAGGTTGGATTTGTGGCTGGTCAGGTCTATGACCAAGCCCAGTTGATTTCCCTGGCAAAACTGCCCACCCGCGATGAACTCCTATCCAAGGTCATGGGCAGCTTGAATGCCCCGATCACAAACTTCCTGAACGCATCACAAGGTGTCGCCCGTAAATTAGTCTACGCGCTTGATGCCATTGCCAAAACCAAGGCAAGCTAA
- a CDS encoding 50S ribosomal protein L1 — translation MKHSKRYNTAYGMYDRQKRYELDEALKILKAVPTSKFDETVEVHLNLGVDPRKADQQIRNSLVLPHGTGKISRVLVFAEGEKADEARNAGADHVGLDDLMEKISGGWFEFDVVITTPTMMGKIGKLGRVLGPRGLMPNPKVGTVTMDIGKAVEESKGGKIAYRVDKFANLHIPAGKISFSPEMLRDNIKAILAAILKERPPTMKGVFIKSITLCTTMGPGIKLQIASATLAAKS, via the coding sequence ATGAAACATAGCAAAAGGTACAACACTGCCTACGGGATGTATGACCGCCAGAAACGCTATGAACTTGACGAAGCGCTCAAGATTTTGAAAGCCGTTCCGACTTCAAAATTCGATGAGACGGTTGAAGTTCATCTGAATCTGGGGGTCGATCCCCGCAAAGCCGATCAGCAAATCCGAAATTCGCTTGTTTTGCCCCATGGAACGGGCAAGATTTCGCGTGTTTTGGTTTTTGCAGAAGGCGAAAAGGCAGACGAGGCCAGGAATGCCGGTGCCGATCACGTTGGCTTGGATGATCTGATGGAAAAGATTTCGGGCGGATGGTTCGAATTCGACGTCGTGATCACCACACCCACGATGATGGGCAAAATCGGCAAACTGGGAAGGGTGTTGGGTCCGCGCGGCCTGATGCCCAATCCAAAGGTTGGTACCGTGACCATGGACATCGGAAAAGCCGTTGAGGAAAGCAAGGGCGGTAAAATCGCCTACAGGGTGGACAAATTTGCGAATTTGCACATCCCCGCTGGAAAAATCAGCTTTTCCCCAGAGATGCTCAGAGACAATATCAAAGCCATCCTGGCAGCGATATTGAAAGAACGCCCGCCCACAATGAAAGGCGTGTTCATCAAGAGCATAACTCTTTGCACCACCATGGGTCCCGGGATCAAGCTGCAAATCGCAAGCGCAACTCTGGCAGCGAAGAGCTAA
- the rplK gene encoding 50S ribosomal protein L11 produces MAKPKDVVAMLKLQLPAGKATPAPPVGPALGQVGVNIPEFCRQFNEKTADQPGMIFPVVIYVAKNKSFTFEIKTPPASILIKKEAGLAKGSSTPNKEKVGHINQEQLRNIAQQKMQDLNCNTLESAMSMIAGTARSMGVVVDD; encoded by the coding sequence ATGGCGAAACCTAAAGACGTTGTGGCAATGCTGAAGCTTCAGCTTCCCGCTGGCAAAGCGACCCCGGCCCCTCCGGTTGGACCGGCTTTGGGCCAGGTGGGAGTGAATATTCCCGAATTTTGCCGCCAGTTCAATGAAAAAACAGCCGACCAGCCCGGGATGATTTTCCCCGTGGTTATTTATGTCGCCAAAAATAAATCCTTCACTTTTGAGATCAAGACACCACCTGCGTCGATTTTGATCAAGAAAGAGGCCGGTTTGGCCAAAGGTTCGTCCACACCAAATAAAGAAAAGGTGGGACACATCAATCAAGAACAGCTGCGCAATATCGCCCAGCAGAAAATGCAGGATTTAAACTGTAATACCCTTGAATCTGCTATGAGTATGATCGCTGGCACTGCAAGGAGTATGGGAGTCGTCGTTGACGACTGA
- the nusG gene encoding transcription termination/antitermination factor NusG has product MKWYAIHTYSSHENKVKTAIEKGLEGTELANHVGQLLVPLRKAFIIREGKRVEQERKLFTSYVFIEADLTPQLRTYILGIAGVTKFLGQSRDHKDPIPLDEEEVNRLLGIADREKEPGKLFDYMPGDMVKVTTGPFTDFEGIVQKVADDGQKLVIDVTVFGRRTPVELSANQVEILKK; this is encoded by the coding sequence ATGAAGTGGTATGCGATCCATACCTATTCTTCGCATGAGAACAAGGTGAAAACAGCCATCGAAAAAGGGCTGGAAGGAACCGAGCTCGCGAACCATGTGGGGCAGTTGCTTGTGCCGCTGCGAAAGGCCTTCATCATTCGCGAAGGCAAGAGGGTGGAGCAGGAACGCAAACTGTTCACCAGCTACGTTTTCATCGAAGCGGATTTGACTCCGCAGCTTCGCACCTACATTTTGGGCATCGCTGGGGTCACAAAGTTTTTGGGCCAAAGCAGGGATCATAAAGACCCCATCCCTTTGGACGAAGAAGAAGTTAACCGCCTTCTGGGCATCGCGGACAGAGAAAAAGAGCCGGGTAAATTGTTCGATTACATGCCCGGTGATATGGTTAAGGTTACCACTGGCCCCTTCACGGATTTTGAAGGAATCGTGCAAAAGGTTGCAGACGACGGCCAAAAGCTGGTGATCGACGTGACTGTGTTTGGCAGGCGTACCCCGGTTGAGCTTAGTGCCAACCAAGTGGAAATTTTGAAAAAATAA
- the secE gene encoding preprotein translocase subunit SecE, whose protein sequence is MFNKIGHFFHDVASEMRAVSWPTMDDIREGTVVVIVISGIVALFLALVDFGFGQLVKLLF, encoded by the coding sequence ATGTTCAATAAGATTGGCCACTTTTTTCATGATGTGGCAAGTGAAATGCGCGCAGTGTCCTGGCCCACCATGGACGACATCAGGGAAGGAACGGTCGTTGTGATCGTTATTTCTGGTATCGTGGCGCTGTTTTTGGCTTTGGTGGATTTTGGCTTTGGCCAATTGGTGAAACTTCTTTTTTAA
- the rpmG gene encoding 50S ribosomal protein L33 translates to MRDIIILACEDCKNRNYTTTRNKRKHPSRLELKKFCPNCRKHTLHKQR, encoded by the coding sequence ATGAGAGATATCATTATCTTGGCTTGCGAGGATTGCAAAAACCGCAATTACACAACCACACGTAACAAGCGCAAGCATCCCAGCAGATTGGAGCTGAAAAAGTTTTGCCCCAACTGCCGGAAACACACGCTGCACAAACAGCGCTAA